The following proteins are co-located in the Oceanimonas sp. GK1 genome:
- a CDS encoding class I SAM-dependent methyltransferase, whose translation MTPSITLVAGREKSLLRRHPWVFSRAVDRVQGQPNAGDTVDILSHNGQWLGRGFYSPQSQIRARIWTFDRHETIDDAFFLRRLERAKAGREDLIAEQGLTGYRLCAAESDGLPGVTIDVYANVVVCQLLSTGAERWRKAIVAALTTLYPGACVYERSDVAVRKKEGLKERKGLLAGTLPEQPVVIEENNGVRILVDVETGHKTGFYLDQRDNRRIAGRYCQGKRVLNCFSYTGTFGVYALKGGASEVINADVSESALALAKQNAELNGLDLSRARFEQADVFKLLRDYREQGESFDVIVLDPPKFAESKAQLNGACRGYKDINMLAFQLLNPGGVLLTFSCSGLMTSDLFQKIVADAALDAGRDAQILERLNQAADHPIGTAYPEGHYLKGLVVRAW comes from the coding sequence ATGACCCCTTCCATAACCCTAGTTGCAGGACGGGAAAAATCCCTTCTGCGCCGCCATCCCTGGGTATTCTCTCGTGCCGTCGACCGAGTACAGGGCCAGCCCAACGCCGGCGACACCGTCGACATTCTGAGCCACAACGGCCAGTGGCTGGGCCGGGGCTTTTACTCGCCCCAGTCCCAGATCCGCGCCCGGATCTGGACCTTTGACCGCCATGAGACCATCGACGACGCCTTCTTTCTGCGCCGGCTGGAGCGCGCCAAGGCCGGCCGCGAGGACTTGATTGCCGAGCAGGGCCTGACCGGTTATCGGCTCTGTGCCGCCGAGTCCGACGGCCTGCCCGGCGTCACCATCGACGTCTACGCCAATGTGGTGGTGTGCCAGTTGCTCAGCACCGGCGCCGAGCGTTGGCGCAAGGCCATTGTCGCCGCCCTCACCACCCTGTATCCCGGCGCCTGCGTGTATGAACGCTCCGACGTGGCGGTGCGCAAGAAGGAAGGCCTCAAAGAGCGCAAGGGCCTGCTGGCCGGCACCCTGCCCGAGCAGCCCGTAGTCATCGAGGAAAACAACGGCGTGCGCATTCTGGTGGACGTGGAAACCGGCCACAAGACCGGTTTTTACCTGGATCAGCGGGACAACCGCCGCATTGCCGGCCGTTACTGCCAGGGCAAGCGGGTGCTGAACTGTTTCAGCTACACCGGCACCTTTGGCGTCTATGCCCTCAAGGGCGGCGCCAGCGAAGTGATCAATGCCGATGTGTCCGAGTCGGCCCTGGCCCTGGCGAAGCAAAACGCCGAGCTCAACGGGCTGGACTTGAGCCGCGCCCGCTTTGAGCAGGCCGACGTGTTCAAGCTGCTGCGGGATTACCGGGAGCAGGGTGAAAGCTTCGATGTCATCGTGCTGGATCCGCCGAAGTTCGCCGAAAGCAAGGCCCAACTCAACGGCGCCTGCCGCGGTTACAAGGACATCAACATGCTGGCCTTCCAACTGCTTAATCCGGGCGGCGTGCTGCTGACCTTCTCCTGCTCCGGCCTGATGACCTCGGATCTGTTCCAAAAAATCGTCGCCGATGCCGCCCTGGATGCCGGCCGCGATGCCCAGATCCTGGAGCGGCTGAACCAGGCCGCCGATCATCCCATCGGCACCGCCTATCCCGAAGGGCACTACCTCAAGGGCCTAGTGGTGCGCGCCTGGTAA
- the glpK gene encoding glycerol kinase GlpK, whose product MSPQQPYVLALDQGTTSSRAMLFDHNAQLVAMAQREVTQHYPQAGWVEHDATEIWATQRATLTEVLAKTGVRPEQLSGIGITNQRETTVLWNRHTGQPIHNAIVWQCRRTAPLCEQLKAAGLEAEIKTRTGLVPDAYFSATKLRWLLDNVPGARAQAEAGELLFGTIDTWLVWKLTEGRVHVTDYTNASRTMLFNINTLEWDPLLLKELDIPASLLPEVKPSCAVYGQARLGTGVPIAGMAGDQQAALFGQLCFHQGMVKNTYGTGCFMLMNTGQKKVESSHGLLTTLAVGADGGVSYALEGSVFMGGAVIQWLRDELGLIARAADSEACARKVEDTHGVYLVPAFTGLGAPYWDPYARGTLVGLTRGANRNHIVRAALEAIAFQSRDLLDAMQQDAGLRLAALKVDGGAAANNFLMQFQADITHSKVIRPQLLESTALGAAFLTGLATGLWHNTNELVQCVSIDREFTPQMDPHHREQHYQGWQQAVARAQHWAAPS is encoded by the coding sequence ATGAGCCCCCAACAACCCTATGTGCTGGCACTGGATCAGGGCACGACCTCGTCCCGGGCCATGCTCTTTGACCACAACGCGCAGCTGGTGGCCATGGCCCAGCGGGAAGTGACCCAGCATTATCCCCAGGCCGGCTGGGTGGAGCACGACGCCACCGAGATCTGGGCCACCCAGCGCGCCACCCTCACCGAAGTGCTGGCCAAAACCGGTGTGCGCCCCGAACAGCTCAGCGGCATTGGCATTACCAACCAGCGGGAAACCACGGTGCTGTGGAACCGGCACACCGGCCAGCCTATTCATAATGCCATTGTCTGGCAGTGCCGACGCACCGCTCCCCTGTGCGAGCAACTGAAGGCCGCCGGCCTGGAAGCCGAGATCAAAACCCGCACCGGCCTGGTGCCCGACGCCTATTTTTCGGCCACCAAACTGCGCTGGCTGCTGGATAACGTGCCCGGCGCCAGAGCCCAGGCCGAGGCCGGTGAGCTGCTGTTTGGCACCATCGACACCTGGCTGGTGTGGAAACTGACCGAGGGACGGGTGCACGTGACCGACTACACCAATGCCTCGCGCACCATGCTGTTCAACATCAACACCCTGGAATGGGATCCCCTGCTGCTGAAGGAGCTGGACATTCCCGCCAGCCTGCTGCCCGAGGTAAAGCCCTCCTGCGCGGTTTATGGCCAGGCCCGCCTCGGTACCGGGGTGCCCATTGCCGGCATGGCCGGCGATCAGCAGGCGGCGCTGTTCGGCCAGCTGTGTTTTCACCAGGGCATGGTGAAAAACACCTACGGCACCGGCTGCTTTATGCTGATGAACACCGGCCAGAAAAAGGTGGAATCGTCCCATGGCCTGCTCACCACCCTGGCGGTGGGCGCCGATGGCGGCGTGAGCTATGCGCTGGAAGGCTCGGTCTTCATGGGCGGCGCCGTGATCCAGTGGCTGCGGGACGAACTCGGGCTGATTGCCCGCGCCGCCGACAGCGAAGCCTGTGCCCGGAAGGTGGAGGATACCCACGGCGTGTATCTGGTGCCGGCCTTTACCGGCCTGGGCGCGCCCTACTGGGACCCCTACGCCCGCGGCACCCTGGTGGGCCTGACCCGGGGCGCCAACCGCAACCATATTGTGCGGGCAGCGCTGGAAGCCATTGCCTTTCAGAGCCGGGATCTGCTCGACGCCATGCAGCAGGACGCCGGCCTGCGGCTCGCCGCGCTGAAAGTGGACGGCGGAGCGGCCGCCAACAACTTCCTGATGCAATTTCAGGCCGACATTACCCACAGCAAGGTAATACGCCCACAACTGCTGGAAAGCACCGCCCTGGGGGCGGCCTTTCTGACGGGGCTGGCCACCGGGTTGTGGCACAACACCAACGAGCTGGTGCAATGTGTGTCCATCGACCGGGAATTCACTCCGCAAATGGATCCCCACCACCGCGAGCAGCACTACCAAGGCTGGCAACAGGCGGTAGCCCGCGCGCAGCACTGGGCAGCGCCCTCATGA
- the yccX gene encoding acylphosphatase: MSVIAKKIWVSGRVQGVSFRYYTQCEAERLGVHGYARNLPDGRVEVLVEGEAAKVRQLLAWLRSGPDTAHVTGLQEEDIAPRGVHGFETG; encoded by the coding sequence ATGTCCGTTATTGCCAAAAAAATCTGGGTCAGCGGCCGGGTACAAGGGGTGAGTTTTCGTTACTACACCCAGTGTGAGGCCGAGCGGCTGGGGGTGCATGGCTATGCCCGCAACCTGCCCGACGGCCGGGTGGAAGTGCTGGTGGAAGGCGAGGCGGCCAAGGTGCGCCAGTTGCTGGCCTGGCTGAGAAGCGGGCCGGATACCGCCCATGTGACCGGACTGCAGGAAGAAGACATTGCGCCCCGAGGTGTGCACGGGTTTGAAACCGGGTGA
- the mepA gene encoding penicillin-insensitive murein endopeptidase — MPRPCSLLILLLSALPLLARAEAIGGYAAGCQTGAQALPQAGPGFYVVRAERQRYYGQPELIDYLHTLAQRAQQAGLPPLLVADMAKEHGGPFAYGHRSHQTGLDADIWLRPGDTGLPAEEQDMVDHRLYILNRHFGDDQRQLIALAAQDPRVSRIFVHPLIKQAMCRAYGDAPWLNRLRPWFGHSGHFHVRLHCPAASQHCEPQQAVPPGTGCGRELASWIDDRSGELAAGPRQPWRPVLPAACRVLLADKETDE; from the coding sequence ATGCCAAGACCCTGCTCCCTGCTGATACTGCTGCTGTCGGCCCTGCCGCTCCTGGCCCGGGCGGAAGCCATCGGTGGCTATGCCGCCGGTTGCCAGACCGGCGCTCAGGCCCTGCCCCAGGCCGGGCCGGGCTTTTACGTGGTGCGCGCCGAGCGTCAGCGTTATTACGGCCAGCCGGAGCTTATCGACTATCTGCACACCCTGGCGCAGCGGGCGCAACAGGCCGGGCTGCCCCCCTTGCTGGTCGCCGACATGGCAAAAGAGCACGGCGGCCCCTTTGCCTACGGCCACCGCAGCCACCAGACCGGGCTGGATGCCGATATCTGGCTGCGCCCGGGCGATACCGGCTTGCCGGCGGAAGAGCAGGATATGGTGGATCACCGGCTCTATATTCTTAACCGCCATTTCGGCGATGATCAGCGCCAGCTGATCGCCCTGGCCGCCCAGGATCCGCGGGTGAGCCGTATTTTTGTGCATCCACTGATCAAGCAGGCCATGTGCCGCGCCTATGGTGACGCTCCCTGGCTTAACCGGCTGCGCCCCTGGTTTGGCCATTCCGGGCATTTTCATGTACGCCTGCACTGCCCGGCGGCCTCGCAACACTGCGAGCCCCAGCAGGCCGTGCCACCCGGCACCGGCTGCGGCCGCGAGCTGGCCAGCTGGATTGACGACCGCAGCGGCGAGCTGGCCGCCGGCCCTCGCCAGCCCTGGCGGCCCGTGCTGCCCGCCGCCTGCCGCGTGCTGCTTGCCGACAAGGAGACCGACGAATGA
- the selD gene encoding selenide, water dikinase SelD — MEPIRLTQYSHGAGCGCKISPKILDTILHSQLPGFADPRLVVGNASRDDAAVVDIGNGMGIISTTDFFMPIVDDPFTFGRIAATNAISDIYAMGGTPIVAIAILGWPVNVLAPEVAQQVIDGGRQACHDAGISLAGGHSIDAPEPIFGLAVTGQIPLSQVKRNDTAAAGDVLFLTKPLGIGVLSTAQKKGVLREEDSTLAPEVMCRLNKPGQDFAALDGVSAMTDVTGFGLLGHLLEVCEGAGVSARLTMDDIPLLPNLDHYLQAGAVPGGTLRNFEAYGHKLAPLTQRQQHILCDPQTSGGLLVAVRPDAVDAFLSVAARHELSLSPIGKLVSAGEHRIEVCGG; from the coding sequence GTGGAACCCATTCGCCTCACCCAATACAGCCACGGCGCCGGCTGCGGCTGCAAGATCTCGCCCAAAATTCTCGACACCATACTGCACAGCCAGTTGCCCGGGTTTGCCGACCCCCGTCTGGTGGTGGGCAACGCCAGCCGCGATGATGCCGCCGTGGTCGACATTGGCAACGGCATGGGCATCATCTCCACCACCGACTTTTTTATGCCCATCGTCGACGATCCCTTCACCTTTGGCCGCATTGCCGCCACCAACGCCATCAGCGACATCTACGCCATGGGCGGCACCCCCATTGTGGCCATCGCCATCCTCGGCTGGCCGGTCAACGTTCTGGCGCCGGAAGTGGCCCAGCAAGTGATCGACGGCGGTCGCCAGGCCTGCCATGATGCGGGCATTTCCCTGGCCGGCGGCCACAGCATAGACGCGCCCGAGCCCATTTTCGGGCTGGCGGTCACCGGCCAAATTCCGCTCAGCCAGGTGAAGCGCAACGACACCGCCGCCGCCGGCGATGTGCTGTTCCTGACCAAACCGCTGGGCATTGGTGTGCTCTCCACCGCCCAGAAAAAGGGCGTGCTGCGGGAAGAAGACAGTACCCTGGCCCCCGAGGTGATGTGCCGGCTGAACAAACCGGGCCAGGACTTTGCCGCCCTTGACGGCGTGAGCGCCATGACCGATGTCACCGGCTTTGGCCTGCTCGGCCACCTGCTGGAAGTGTGCGAAGGCGCCGGCGTGAGTGCGCGGCTTACCATGGACGACATTCCGCTGCTGCCCAACCTGGACCACTACCTGCAGGCCGGCGCCGTGCCCGGCGGCACCCTGCGCAACTTTGAGGCCTACGGCCACAAGCTGGCGCCGCTCACGCAGCGCCAGCAGCATATTCTGTGCGATCCGCAAACCAGCGGCGGCCTGCTGGTGGCGGTGCGGCCCGATGCCGTCGATGCCTTCCTGAGCGTGGCCGCCCGCCATGAGCTGAGCCTGTCGCCCATCGGCAAGCTGGTTTCCGCCGGTGAGCATCGCATCGAGGTGTGCGGTGGCTGA
- the mnmH gene encoding tRNA 2-selenouridine(34) synthase MnmH: MAELETDLDRLLADDVPLLDLRAPVEFIQGAFPTATSLPLMTDDERAQVGTCYKQQGQQAAIELGHRLVAGEVREARLQGWIDWLNKHPNGVVYCFRGGLRSQTVQQWLAEAGRPVARVQGGYKALRRRLLQEIEQGFAGPGFVLTGLTGSGKTDWLARSPLSLDLEAYAHHRGSSFGHWGEPQPTPINFENRLAIARLKQRKAGIRGWLVEDESAMIGRCPVPLPLYERMQQAPLLLLEVPFAQRVQQIRHDYVETMQHHFNDDFERLETYLQDSLKRLYKRLGDREWRRLSGVVSEAVRQQRVGHGCGAHEEWIATLLGSYYDPIYARHQAAKADRIAKRGDADELADWLATQPAAQVSPR; encoded by the coding sequence GTGGCTGAGCTGGAAACCGATCTCGACCGGCTGCTCGCCGACGACGTGCCCCTGCTGGATCTGCGCGCCCCGGTGGAGTTTATTCAGGGGGCCTTCCCCACCGCCACCAGCCTACCGCTGATGACCGACGACGAGCGCGCCCAGGTCGGCACCTGCTACAAGCAGCAGGGGCAGCAAGCGGCCATTGAATTGGGCCACCGGCTGGTGGCCGGTGAGGTACGCGAAGCCCGCCTGCAAGGCTGGATTGACTGGCTCAATAAACACCCCAACGGGGTCGTTTACTGTTTCCGTGGCGGCCTGCGCAGCCAGACGGTGCAGCAGTGGCTGGCGGAGGCCGGCCGCCCGGTGGCGCGGGTGCAGGGCGGCTACAAGGCGCTGCGCCGCCGGTTGCTGCAGGAAATTGAGCAGGGCTTTGCCGGGCCCGGCTTTGTGCTGACCGGCCTTACCGGCAGCGGCAAGACCGACTGGCTGGCGCGCAGTCCGCTGTCGCTGGATCTGGAAGCCTATGCCCATCATCGCGGCTCCAGCTTTGGCCACTGGGGCGAGCCCCAGCCCACCCCCATCAACTTTGAAAACCGCCTGGCCATCGCCCGGCTGAAACAGCGCAAGGCCGGTATTCGAGGCTGGCTGGTGGAAGATGAAAGCGCCATGATTGGCCGCTGTCCGGTGCCGCTGCCCCTGTATGAGCGCATGCAGCAGGCCCCTTTGCTGCTGCTGGAAGTGCCCTTTGCACAGCGGGTGCAGCAAATTCGCCACGATTACGTGGAAACCATGCAGCACCACTTTAACGACGACTTTGAGCGGCTGGAAACCTACCTGCAGGACAGCCTCAAGCGGCTATACAAGCGCCTGGGTGATCGGGAATGGCGGCGGCTGTCGGGCGTGGTGTCGGAAGCGGTGCGCCAGCAACGGGTCGGCCACGGTTGCGGCGCCCACGAGGAGTGGATTGCCACCCTGCTGGGTAGCTATTACGATCCCATTTACGCCCGTCACCAGGCCGCCAAGGCGGATCGCATCGCAAAGCGCGGCGACGCCGACGAGCTGGCCGATTGGCTGGCAACGCAGCCGGCAGCTCAGGTTTCACCTCGCTGA
- a CDS encoding methyl-accepting chemotaxis protein, with amino-acid sequence MKIKHKLALNTLVVVAAMGLLFVLFTHTLNTIKTLNHGKALAMTLNYDMLSLRREEKDFMARLDLAYLNDFQQQLAQTHDHLAELRTLLEGQQLHLDALSDLDRRLDQYGKDFEAVADAYQTLGLDHDSGLEGELRRAVHQVESELNQYGADAILVTLLQLRRAEKDFMLRHDLRYVERFSALHQQLLTQLNSLGLPHTQATQYRERFLAYADGLQRVGLNSEEGLQLAMRRTIQSTESLLQRAVAETEQQLQAYLDRASRTATLVFVLMLLLTAAVAVLIGRSIFRPIHQIREAVLRIHRNRDLGLRIDTGSRDEMADMADALNTMLSGFRDVIRQVNLAVSTMNQTTSLLSENATATTTDIERQQQETEQVATAVTEMVSTIDDIARNTDNTALKAGQANHNAAEGQQQVQGTIARIRRLAGQLEASVGSIEELSRQSDTIGSVLQVIRDIADQTNLLALNAAIEAARAGEQGRGFAVVADEVRALAARTQDATQEIATIISSLQGKTEAMVQIIYQSREDGLESSQQAQQAETVLNDITREVTEISDMATQIAAAIEQQSSVANEIGRNVVVIRDITDSTVQSVRENSRASRNIAEQAQHLKQVVEVFQV; translated from the coding sequence ATGAAAATCAAACACAAACTCGCGCTCAACACCCTGGTGGTGGTGGCCGCCATGGGCCTGTTATTTGTCCTGTTCACCCATACCCTGAACACCATCAAGACCCTGAATCACGGCAAGGCGCTGGCCATGACCCTGAACTACGACATGCTCAGCCTGCGCCGGGAAGAAAAGGACTTCATGGCGCGCCTGGATCTCGCCTACCTGAACGACTTTCAGCAGCAACTGGCCCAAACCCACGACCACCTGGCCGAATTGCGCACCCTGCTTGAAGGGCAGCAACTGCACCTCGATGCCCTGTCGGATCTGGACCGCCGCCTGGATCAGTACGGCAAAGACTTTGAAGCCGTGGCCGACGCTTACCAGACCCTGGGCCTGGATCACGACTCCGGGCTGGAAGGCGAGCTGCGCCGGGCCGTGCATCAGGTGGAAAGCGAGCTGAACCAGTACGGGGCCGACGCCATTCTGGTTACCCTGCTGCAGCTGCGCCGGGCAGAGAAGGACTTTATGCTGCGCCACGACCTGCGCTATGTTGAACGCTTCAGTGCCCTGCATCAGCAGTTGCTGACCCAGCTCAACAGCCTGGGCCTGCCTCACACTCAGGCCACCCAATACCGGGAGCGCTTTCTGGCCTATGCCGACGGACTACAGCGGGTGGGTCTGAACAGCGAGGAAGGGCTGCAACTGGCCATGCGCCGGACCATTCAGAGCACAGAAAGCCTGCTTCAGCGTGCCGTTGCCGAGACCGAGCAACAACTGCAGGCCTATCTTGACCGGGCCAGCCGCACCGCCACCCTGGTGTTTGTGCTGATGCTGCTGCTCACCGCCGCCGTGGCGGTCCTGATCGGCCGTTCCATCTTTCGTCCGATCCACCAGATCCGCGAAGCGGTCTTGCGCATTCACCGCAACCGGGATCTCGGCCTGCGCATCGACACCGGCAGCCGGGATGAAATGGCAGACATGGCCGACGCCCTCAATACCATGCTCTCGGGCTTTCGTGACGTGATCCGCCAGGTCAACCTGGCAGTGTCCACCATGAACCAGACCACCTCGCTGCTGTCGGAAAACGCGACGGCCACCACCACCGACATCGAGCGCCAGCAGCAGGAAACCGAGCAGGTGGCCACCGCCGTCACCGAAATGGTCAGCACCATCGACGACATTGCCCGCAATACCGACAACACCGCCCTCAAGGCGGGGCAGGCCAACCACAACGCCGCCGAGGGCCAGCAGCAGGTGCAGGGCACCATAGCGCGCATTCGCCGGCTGGCGGGCCAGCTGGAAGCGTCGGTGGGCAGCATTGAAGAACTGTCGCGCCAGAGCGACACCATCGGCAGCGTACTGCAGGTGATCCGCGACATCGCCGATCAGACCAACCTGCTGGCCCTCAACGCGGCCATTGAAGCGGCGCGGGCCGGCGAGCAGGGCCGCGGCTTTGCAGTGGTGGCCGATGAAGTCCGGGCCCTGGCCGCCCGCACTCAGGACGCCACCCAGGAAATCGCCACCATCATCAGCTCGCTGCAGGGTAAAACCGAGGCCATGGTGCAGATCATCTACCAAAGCCGGGAAGACGGCCTGGAAAGCAGCCAGCAGGCCCAGCAGGCGGAAACCGTGCTGAACGACATCACCCGGGAAGTGACCGAAATTTCGGACATGGCCACTCAGATCGCCGCCGCCATCGAGCAGCAAAGCAGCGTGGCCAACGAGATTGGCAGAAACGTGGTGGTGATCCGGGACATCACCGACAGCACGGTGCAGTCGGTGCGGGAGAACTCCCGCGCCAGCCGCAACATTGCCGAGCAGGCGCAACACCTTAAGCAGGTGGTGGAGGTGTTTCAGGTCTGA
- a CDS encoding fumarate hydratase gives MSIIKKQDFIDSVADALQYISYYHPLDFVKALEKAYEKEQSQAAKDAIAQILINSRMSAEGHRPLCQDTGIVTCFVKIGMQVQWDTDMTVQEMVDEGVRRAYSNPDNPLRASIVADPAGARTNTKDNAPAVVHIDMVPGDHVEVAIAAKGGGSENKSKMVMLNPSDDVVEWVLKTLPTMGAGWCPPGMLGIGIGGTAEKAAVLAKESLMDPVDIHELIERGAETTEEKLRLELFEKANKLGIGAQGLGGLTTVVDVKIKTAPTHAASKPVVMIPNCAATRHVHFHLDGTGPAELTPPKLEDWPEVTWEVGENVRRVNLDTVTRDDIQEWKMGETLLLSGKLLTGRDAAHKRIQDMLNKGEPLPVDFNGRFIYYVGPVDAIGDEAVGPAGPTTSTRMDKFTDMMLEQTGLMGMVGKAERGPATVGFIRDHKAVYLMAVGGAAYLVAKAVKKARVLAFEDLGMEAIYEFEVEDMPVTVAVDSLGNNAHEAGPAIWKAKIEELDAALKG, from the coding sequence ATGAGCATTATCAAAAAGCAGGACTTTATCGACTCCGTTGCTGACGCCCTTCAATATATCTCCTACTACCACCCGCTGGATTTCGTGAAAGCGCTGGAAAAGGCCTACGAAAAAGAGCAGAGCCAGGCCGCCAAAGACGCCATCGCGCAAATTCTGATCAACTCCCGCATGTCTGCCGAGGGTCACCGCCCCCTGTGCCAGGACACCGGCATTGTGACCTGCTTTGTGAAAATCGGCATGCAGGTACAGTGGGACACCGACATGACGGTGCAGGAAATGGTGGATGAAGGCGTACGCCGCGCCTATTCCAACCCCGACAACCCGCTGCGCGCCAGCATCGTGGCCGACCCGGCCGGGGCCCGTACAAACACCAAGGACAACGCTCCCGCCGTGGTGCATATCGACATGGTGCCCGGCGACCACGTGGAAGTGGCCATTGCCGCCAAGGGCGGCGGCTCCGAGAACAAGTCCAAGATGGTAATGCTGAACCCGTCCGACGACGTGGTGGAGTGGGTGCTGAAAACCCTGCCTACCATGGGTGCCGGCTGGTGCCCTCCTGGCATGCTGGGCATCGGCATCGGCGGCACCGCCGAAAAGGCCGCTGTGCTGGCCAAGGAATCCCTGATGGATCCGGTGGATATTCACGAGCTGATCGAGCGCGGCGCCGAAACCACCGAGGAAAAACTGCGCCTGGAGCTGTTTGAAAAGGCCAACAAGCTGGGCATTGGTGCCCAGGGCCTGGGTGGCCTGACCACGGTGGTGGACGTGAAAATCAAAACCGCCCCCACCCATGCCGCCTCCAAGCCGGTGGTGATGATCCCCAACTGCGCCGCCACCCGCCACGTGCACTTTCACCTGGACGGCACCGGCCCCGCCGAGCTGACTCCGCCGAAGCTGGAAGACTGGCCGGAAGTGACCTGGGAAGTGGGTGAAAACGTGCGCCGGGTGAACCTGGATACCGTCACCCGCGACGACATTCAGGAATGGAAAATGGGTGAGACCCTGCTGCTGTCCGGCAAGCTGCTCACCGGCCGGGATGCGGCCCACAAGCGCATTCAGGACATGCTCAACAAGGGCGAGCCACTGCCGGTGGACTTCAACGGCCGCTTTATTTACTACGTGGGCCCGGTGGATGCCATTGGCGACGAGGCCGTGGGCCCCGCCGGCCCCACTACCTCCACCCGCATGGACAAGTTCACCGACATGATGCTGGAGCAGACCGGCCTGATGGGCATGGTGGGCAAGGCCGAGCGCGGCCCGGCCACCGTGGGCTTCATTCGCGATCACAAGGCCGTCTACCTGATGGCCGTGGGTGGCGCCGCCTACCTGGTGGCCAAGGCGGTGAAGAAGGCCCGGGTACTGGCCTTTGAAGATCTGGGTATGGAAGCCATCTACGAATTCGAGGTAGAAGATATGCCGGTGACCGTCGCCGTCGACAGCCTGGGCAACAACGCCCACGAGGCCGGCCCTGCCATCTGGAAAGCCAAGATTGAAGAGCTGGACGCCGCACTTAAAGGCTGA
- a CDS encoding dienelactone hydrolase family protein — protein sequence MSRPDPSRIPAAAFGLYDRYAHGQIDRRQFMAGLARLAVGGLTAAALFDALMPDYARAQQVSFTDTAIRARYLGFESPEGHGQGRGYWVEPTGEALGRVLVVHENRGLNPYIEDVARRLAKAGFVAFAPDALASVGGYPGNDDDGRALQQQLETGKILADFTAAARLLDEPGQGIGVIGFCFGGFVSNTLATTLPERVRAAVPFYGLPPDLARVPDIQGALLIHLAEQDERVNSAWPAYREALQASHIEFDMHQYAGTQHGFHNDSTPRYSPEAAELAWSRTLVFLKKHLA from the coding sequence ATGTCCAGGCCCGACCCTTCACGCATTCCTGCCGCTGCCTTTGGCTTGTATGACCGCTACGCCCACGGCCAGATAGACCGGCGCCAGTTTATGGCCGGACTGGCCCGGCTGGCGGTGGGCGGGCTGACCGCCGCCGCCCTGTTCGACGCCCTGATGCCCGATTATGCTCGAGCGCAGCAGGTCTCCTTTACCGATACGGCCATTCGCGCGCGCTACCTCGGCTTTGAGTCGCCCGAGGGCCACGGCCAGGGGCGTGGCTACTGGGTCGAGCCCACCGGCGAGGCGCTGGGCAGAGTGCTGGTGGTGCACGAAAATCGCGGCCTGAATCCCTATATCGAAGACGTGGCCCGGCGGCTGGCCAAGGCCGGTTTTGTGGCCTTTGCCCCCGATGCCCTGGCCTCAGTGGGCGGCTATCCGGGCAATGACGATGACGGCCGGGCCCTGCAGCAGCAGCTGGAGACCGGCAAGATCCTGGCCGACTTTACCGCCGCCGCGCGCCTGTTGGACGAGCCGGGGCAGGGCATAGGGGTGATCGGGTTTTGTTTTGGCGGCTTTGTCAGCAACACCCTGGCCACTACACTGCCGGAGCGGGTGCGGGCGGCAGTGCCGTTTTACGGCTTGCCGCCGGATCTGGCGCGGGTGCCCGACATTCAGGGAGCGCTGCTTATTCATCTGGCGGAGCAGGATGAACGGGTCAACAGTGCCTGGCCCGCCTACCGGGAGGCATTGCAGGCCAGCCACATCGAGTTTGATATGCACCAGTATGCCGGCACCCAGCACGGCTTTCACAACGACTCCACCCCCCGATATTCGCCCGAGGCGGCGGAGCTGGCCTGGTCACGCACCCTGGTGTTTCTCAAAAAACACCTGGCGTAA
- a CDS encoding MBL fold metallo-hydrolase, translating into MLNRITLPVTPFMQNCSLIWCSATHRAALVDPGGETDRLLAAIAERRLTLERIILTHGHLDHVGATGELVAETGVPVEGPGEADAYWIDGLPQQAQMFGFDPVPGFTPDRWLHAGDSVTVGNERLEVYHCPGHTPGHMVLVHRAQRLAFVGDVLFQGSIGRTDFPGGNHEQLIHSIRHTLLPLGDDITFVPGHGPESTFGQERLHNPFLR; encoded by the coding sequence ATGCTGAACCGTATCACCCTGCCGGTGACACCCTTTATGCAAAACTGCAGCCTGATCTGGTGCAGCGCCACCCACAGGGCCGCGCTGGTGGATCCGGGCGGTGAAACCGATCGTCTGCTGGCAGCCATTGCAGAGCGCCGCCTCACCCTGGAGCGCATTATTCTCACTCACGGCCATCTGGATCATGTAGGCGCCACCGGCGAGCTGGTGGCCGAAACCGGGGTACCGGTAGAGGGCCCCGGCGAGGCAGACGCCTACTGGATAGACGGCCTGCCCCAGCAGGCACAGATGTTCGGCTTTGACCCGGTGCCGGGCTTTACCCCCGACCGCTGGCTGCACGCCGGCGACAGCGTGACCGTGGGCAACGAGCGACTGGAGGTCTATCACTGCCCCGGCCATACCCCGGGCCACATGGTGCTGGTACACCGGGCCCAGCGGCTGGCCTTTGTGGGGGATGTGCTGTTTCAGGGCAGCATCGGCCGCACCGACTTTCCCGGCGGCAACCATGAGCAGCTGATCCACAGCATCAGGCACACCCTGCTGCCGCTGGGCGACGACATCACCTTTGTGCCCGGCCATGGCCCGGAAAGCACCTTTGGCCAGGAGCGCCTGCACAACCCGTTTTTGCGTTAA